From Rhodanobacteraceae bacterium, the proteins below share one genomic window:
- a CDS encoding Tetratricopeptide TPR_4 — translation MTAPRLQGLDSEAAQQVVATARALDMGRVDQAAAQLRPALASHPEHPEVLRLHAGILSLRGDHARAIAAMQRAVKLRPVDPLYFNTLGSVLGSSGDFDGAIHALHRACELQPGLAIAWYNLGVMLTRCVRNEEAAEAVQRAVALAPDNVDARALLGDLLRMRGEAVASAAEYRKVLAERPTAGMAWWGLADLRTGAFEPADIERMRAALRNGHATDDDRIAIGFALAKALDAEGRYPESLDALQRANAIARLRQRWNAGAFSKAADAIVAAFTPPPAPAPDSGLGREVIFIVGLPRSGTTLVEQILASHSQVAGSGELPDLSLVIGEASHRSGQPFPLWAASATPADWQRLGERYLERTAYWRSKLPRFTDKLTGNWRYAGAIRAMLPGARIVICRRDPLETCFSCYRQLLPDGNEYSRTPEDLAAFWRDFDRSANHWAAQHPSHVYQHHYEALVGDAEASIRKLLDFCGLPFEEPCLNFYKTEREVRSPSATQVREPLRADSARARQYGSLLDPFRAALGLPLHGV, via the coding sequence ATGACGGCGCCCCGGCTGCAAGGTCTCGATAGCGAGGCCGCCCAGCAGGTAGTGGCGACGGCGCGGGCGTTGGACATGGGACGGGTGGACCAAGCTGCGGCGCAGCTTCGTCCCGCATTGGCCAGCCATCCCGAGCATCCGGAAGTCTTGCGGTTGCACGCCGGAATCCTCAGCCTGCGCGGCGATCACGCGCGCGCCATCGCCGCGATGCAGCGCGCGGTCAAACTGCGCCCCGTGGATCCGCTTTATTTCAACACGCTTGGGTCGGTGCTCGGTTCGAGCGGAGATTTCGACGGCGCGATCCACGCATTGCACCGCGCTTGCGAGCTGCAGCCCGGGCTTGCAATCGCCTGGTACAACCTCGGAGTGATGTTGACGCGCTGCGTGCGCAATGAAGAGGCGGCTGAAGCGGTGCAGCGTGCGGTGGCGCTCGCGCCCGACAACGTGGACGCACGCGCGTTGCTGGGTGACCTGCTGCGCATGCGCGGCGAGGCAGTGGCGTCCGCGGCCGAATATCGCAAGGTGCTGGCCGAGCGGCCCACCGCGGGGATGGCTTGGTGGGGCCTTGCCGACCTGCGTACGGGCGCCTTTGAACCGGCGGATATCGAACGCATGCGCGCTGCGCTGCGCAACGGCCACGCCACCGACGATGACCGCATTGCAATCGGATTTGCGCTGGCCAAGGCGCTGGACGCCGAGGGTCGTTATCCCGAATCGCTGGATGCATTGCAGCGCGCCAACGCGATTGCCCGATTGCGCCAGCGCTGGAACGCAGGCGCGTTTTCGAAGGCGGCCGACGCCATCGTTGCCGCGTTCACTCCGCCCCCTGCGCCAGCGCCGGATTCCGGCCTCGGCCGTGAGGTGATTTTCATCGTCGGCTTGCCGCGCTCCGGCACCACGCTGGTCGAACAGATCCTTGCTTCGCATTCGCAAGTGGCGGGCTCGGGCGAGCTGCCGGATCTCTCGCTGGTGATCGGTGAAGCGTCGCACCGCAGCGGCCAGCCATTTCCGCTGTGGGCCGCCAGCGCGACGCCGGCCGATTGGCAGCGCCTGGGTGAGCGCTATCTCGAGCGCACCGCCTATTGGCGCAGCAAGCTTCCGAGGTTCACCGACAAGCTGACGGGAAACTGGAGATACGCGGGTGCCATTCGCGCAATGCTTCCGGGTGCACGCATCGTGATCTGCCGCCGTGATCCACTGGAAACCTGCTTCTCCTGTTACCGGCAACTGCTGCCGGACGGAAACGAATACAGCCGCACCCCCGAAGACCTCGCCGCTTTTTGGCGCGACTTCGACCGCAGCGCGAATCACTGGGCCGCGCAGCATCCTTCACACGTTTACCAGCACCATTACGAGGCGTTGGTGGGCGATGCCGAAGCCTCCATTCGCAAATTGCTGGATTTCTGTGGCCTGCCATTCGAGGAACCCTGCCTGAACTTTTACAAGACCGAGCGCGAGGTGCGATCGCCAAGCGCCACCCAGGTGCGGGAACCCCTGCGCGCCGACAGCGCGCGCGCCCGGCAATACGGCAGCCTGCTCGATCCATTCAGGGCGGCGCTCGGCCTTCCGTTGCACGGGGTTTGA
- a CDS encoding Adenosylhomocysteinase has translation MNAVAKETTSHDYKVRDISQADLGRKRITMAEQEMPGLMQIRARYAPQKPLKGVRVTGSLHMTKETAVLIETLAALGASVRWASCNIFSTQDDCAAAIAASGVPVFAWKGETLEEYWQCTLDALTHPDMTGPELIVDDGGDATLLIHKGVEMEDGSKWVDEKGANHEEQVIKDLLKKTRSERPGFWKKVASEWRGVSEETTTGVHRLYQLAEAGKLLVPAINVNDSVTKSKFDNLYGCRESLADGIKRATDLMVAGKVAVVCGYGDVGKGCAHSLKGFGARVIVTEIDPICALQAAMEGFQVATVEDTLGQADIYVTTTGNRDVITLEHMQRMKNHALVCNIGHFDNEIQVDRLQQAAKQTNIKPQVDLYTFPEGNSIYLLAEGRLVNLGCAHGHPSFVMSNSFSNQTLAQIDLWTNKDKYEKTVYRLPKKLDEEVARLHLEQIGVKLTKMTKEQADYLGVPVEGPYKADHYRY, from the coding sequence ATGAACGCAGTAGCCAAAGAAACCACTTCCCACGATTACAAGGTGCGCGACATTTCCCAGGCCGACCTTGGCCGCAAGCGCATCACGATGGCCGAGCAGGAAATGCCGGGCCTGATGCAGATTCGCGCCCGCTACGCGCCACAGAAACCGCTGAAAGGCGTGCGCGTGACCGGCTCGCTGCACATGACCAAGGAAACCGCGGTGTTGATCGAGACGCTTGCGGCGCTAGGTGCCTCGGTGCGCTGGGCTTCGTGCAACATCTTCTCGACCCAGGACGATTGCGCTGCCGCGATTGCGGCCAGCGGCGTGCCGGTGTTCGCGTGGAAGGGCGAAACGCTGGAGGAATACTGGCAGTGCACGCTGGATGCGTTGACGCACCCGGACATGACGGGTCCCGAGTTGATCGTCGACGACGGCGGGGATGCGACGCTGCTGATCCACAAGGGCGTGGAAATGGAAGACGGTTCCAAGTGGGTGGACGAGAAGGGCGCCAATCACGAGGAACAGGTCATCAAGGATCTCTTGAAGAAAACCCGCAGCGAACGCCCGGGTTTCTGGAAAAAAGTTGCAAGCGAATGGCGCGGCGTTTCCGAGGAAACCACCACCGGCGTGCACCGCCTCTATCAGCTCGCCGAGGCCGGCAAGCTGCTGGTGCCCGCGATCAACGTCAATGATTCGGTCACCAAGTCGAAGTTCGACAACCTGTACGGCTGCCGCGAATCGCTGGCCGACGGCATCAAACGCGCCACCGACCTGATGGTCGCGGGCAAGGTCGCGGTGGTGTGCGGCTACGGCGACGTCGGCAAAGGCTGCGCGCATTCGCTGAAAGGCTTCGGCGCACGCGTGATCGTCACCGAAATCGATCCGATCTGCGCGCTGCAGGCCGCGATGGAAGGCTTCCAGGTCGCGACGGTCGAGGACACGCTGGGCCAGGCCGACATCTACGTCACCACCACCGGCAATCGCGACGTGATCACGCTGGAGCACATGCAGCGCATGAAGAACCACGCGCTGGTCTGCAACATCGGCCACTTCGACAACGAGATCCAGGTCGACCGCCTGCAGCAGGCCGCCAAGCAGACCAACATCAAGCCGCAAGTCGATCTCTACACCTTCCCCGAAGGCAACTCGATCTACCTGCTGGCCGAAGGCCGCCTGGTGAACTTGGGCTGCGCGCACGGCCATCCGTCGTTCGTGATGTCCAATTCGTTCTCCAACCAGACGCTCGCGCAGATCGACCTGTGGACGAACAAGGACAAGTACGAAAAGACCGTCTATCGCCTGCCCAAGAAACTCGACGAGGAAGTCGCGCGCCTGCACCTGGAACAGATCGGCGTCAAGCTGACGAAGATGACTAAGGAACAGGCCGACTACCTCGGCGTGCCGGTGGAAGGGCCGTACAAGGCCGATCATTACCGCTACTGA
- a CDS encoding S-adenosylmethionine synthetase yields the protein MSRYLFTSESVSEGHPDKVADQISDAVLDAILGQDKRAHVACETMVKTGVAIVSGEVTTDAWVDIEALARKVILGIGYDSSTVGFDGATCGVLNLIGKQSPDINQGVARKKPEEQGAGDQGLMFGYACNEAPEFMPAPIYYSHRLVEQQAKVRKAGKLKWLRPDAKSQVTLHYNDDHTVAGLDAVVLSTQHDPEVKYADLVEGVRENILKPVLPKKWYEALPKNKVHINPTGKFVIGGPVGDCGLTGRKIIVDTYGGMARHGGGAFSGKDPSKVDRSATYAARYVAKNIVAAGIADRCEVQISYAIGVAEPTSISVTTFGTGKISDDKIEKLIRAHFDLRPYGIIKMLDLIHPIYQSTASYGHFGRKPFQTTYKWEEREGGKLVKKSETATAFSWEATDRADALRKAAKIK from the coding sequence ATGAGCCGTTACCTGTTCACCTCCGAATCGGTCTCCGAAGGCCACCCGGACAAGGTCGCCGACCAGATTTCCGACGCCGTGCTGGATGCGATCTTAGGCCAGGACAAGCGCGCACACGTGGCCTGCGAGACGATGGTCAAGACGGGCGTCGCGATCGTGTCGGGCGAAGTCACCACCGACGCGTGGGTGGACATCGAGGCGCTGGCGCGCAAGGTGATCCTGGGCATCGGCTACGACTCGTCCACCGTCGGTTTCGATGGCGCAACCTGCGGGGTGCTGAACCTGATCGGGAAGCAGTCGCCCGACATCAACCAGGGCGTGGCGCGCAAGAAGCCCGAGGAACAGGGCGCCGGCGACCAGGGCCTGATGTTCGGCTACGCCTGCAACGAGGCGCCGGAATTCATGCCCGCGCCGATCTACTACTCGCATCGGCTGGTGGAGCAGCAGGCCAAGGTTCGCAAGGCCGGCAAGTTGAAGTGGCTGCGCCCGGACGCGAAGTCGCAGGTCACCCTGCACTACAACGACGACCATACGGTCGCTGGGCTCGACGCGGTGGTGCTCTCGACGCAGCACGATCCCGAGGTGAAGTACGCCGACCTCGTGGAAGGCGTGCGCGAAAACATTTTGAAGCCCGTGCTGCCGAAGAAGTGGTACGAAGCGCTGCCGAAGAACAAGGTGCACATCAACCCGACTGGCAAGTTCGTGATCGGCGGCCCGGTGGGCGATTGCGGCCTGACCGGACGCAAGATCATCGTCGACACCTACGGCGGCATGGCCCGCCATGGCGGCGGCGCGTTCTCGGGCAAGGACCCGTCCAAGGTCGACCGCTCGGCGACGTACGCCGCGCGTTATGTCGCCAAGAACATCGTCGCGGCCGGCATCGCCGATCGTTGCGAGGTGCAGATTTCCTACGCGATCGGCGTGGCCGAACCGACTTCGATTTCGGTGACGACGTTCGGCACCGGCAAGATCAGCGACGACAAGATCGAGAAGCTGATCCGCGCGCACTTCGACCTGCGCCCGTACGGCATCATCAAAATGCTCGACCTGATCCACCCGATCTACCAGTCCACCGCGTCATACGGCCACTTCGGCCGCAAGCCGTTCCAGACGACATACAAGTGGGAAGAGCGCGAAGGCGGCAAGCTGGTGAAGAAGTCCGAGACCGCCACCGCGTTCTCGTGGGAAGCGACCGACCGCGCCGACGCGCTGCGCAAGGCCGCGAAGATCAAGTGA
- a CDS encoding tRNA-dihydrouridine synthase DusB, protein MRIGSIPIEPALALAPMAGVTDKPFRQLCKRLGAGLAVSEMTASHPRLWQTRKSLHRTDHAGEPDPVSVQIAGSDPAMLAEAARYNVANGAQLIDINMGCPAKKVCNAWAGSALLADEPLVARICRAVVEAVEVPVTLKIRTGQTPDHRNALVIARIAQDTGIAALAVHGRTRSQKYEGFAEYDTIAAVKAAVSIPVFANGDIDSPAKAREVLDYTRADALMIGRAAQGRPWVFREIAHFLDTGERLPEPGVIEVRDILLGHLDALYAFYGETAGVRIARKHLGWYAKDRPENAAFRAVSNAAESAHEQRRLTRDYFDALAAGVPGEFAAAA, encoded by the coding sequence ATGCGCATCGGTTCCATCCCGATCGAACCGGCCTTGGCCCTCGCGCCCATGGCCGGCGTCACCGACAAGCCCTTCCGCCAATTGTGCAAGCGATTGGGCGCGGGACTGGCCGTTTCGGAAATGACCGCCTCCCACCCCCGCCTGTGGCAAACCCGCAAGTCGCTGCACCGGACGGACCATGCGGGTGAGCCCGACCCGGTTTCGGTGCAGATCGCCGGCTCCGACCCGGCGATGCTGGCCGAAGCCGCACGCTACAACGTCGCCAACGGCGCGCAACTGATCGACATCAACATGGGTTGTCCGGCCAAGAAGGTTTGCAACGCCTGGGCGGGCTCCGCGCTGCTGGCCGACGAACCGCTGGTGGCGCGGATTTGCCGCGCGGTGGTGGAAGCCGTCGAGGTGCCGGTGACGCTTAAAATCCGCACCGGCCAGACGCCGGATCACCGCAACGCGCTGGTGATAGCGCGTATCGCGCAGGACACCGGCATTGCCGCATTGGCCGTGCATGGCCGCACGCGTTCGCAGAAATACGAAGGCTTCGCCGAGTACGACACCATCGCGGCAGTGAAGGCCGCGGTGTCGATTCCGGTTTTCGCGAACGGCGATATCGATTCGCCCGCCAAGGCGCGCGAAGTGCTGGATTACACGCGCGCCGACGCGTTGATGATCGGCCGCGCCGCGCAGGGCAGGCCGTGGGTTTTCCGCGAAATCGCGCACTTTCTTGACACCGGCGAACGCCTGCCCGAACCCGGCGTCATCGAAGTACGCGACATCCTGCTTGGTCACCTCGACGCGCTGTACGCGTTCTACGGCGAAACCGCGGGCGTGCGGATCGCGCGCAAACACCTCGGCTGGTACGCGAAGGACCGTCCGGAAAACGCCGCCTTCCGTGCGGTATCGAATGCCGCGGAGAGCGCCCACGAACAGCGGCGCCTGACCCGCGACTATTTCGACGCGCTCGCGGCCGGCGTGCCGGGCGAATTCGCCGCGGCCGCGTAG
- a CDS encoding Thiol peroxidase, Tpx-type — MSGTKFKGNPVHLDGHFPKVGDKAPAFKLVAGDLSEKSLADFAGKRKVLNIFPSVDTGVCAASVRHFNKDAAGLRNAVVLCISADLPFAQARFCGAEGIENVTMLSMMRGREFLKNYGVDMTDGPLAGLAARAVVVLDEHDKVIHAQMVDDITHEPDYAAALRALG; from the coding sequence ATGTCCGGCACCAAGTTCAAGGGCAACCCCGTCCATCTGGACGGCCATTTCCCGAAAGTCGGCGACAAGGCACCGGCATTCAAGCTGGTCGCGGGCGACCTCTCCGAAAAATCGCTGGCCGATTTCGCCGGCAAGCGCAAGGTGTTGAACATTTTCCCGAGCGTGGACACCGGCGTGTGCGCGGCCTCGGTGCGGCACTTCAACAAGGATGCGGCGGGCCTGAGGAACGCCGTGGTGCTGTGCATCTCCGCCGACTTGCCGTTCGCGCAGGCGCGCTTCTGCGGCGCCGAAGGCATCGAGAACGTCACCATGCTGTCGATGATGCGCGGCCGCGAATTCCTGAAGAATTACGGCGTCGACATGACCGACGGGCCGCTGGCCGGCCTCGCCGCGCGCGCAGTGGTGGTGCTGGACGAACACGACAAGGTGATCCACGCGCAGATGGTTGACGACATCACCCACGAACCGGATTACGCGGCGGCGCTGAGGGCGCTGGGCTGA
- a CDS encoding NAD-dependent glyceraldehyde-3-phosphate dehydrogenase, which translates to MAIKVAINGYGRIGRNILRALYEHNRTGAIRIVAINDLGDAETNAHLTQYDTAHGKFPGTVGVEGGDLIVNGDHIKVCAERDPSKLPWKDLGIDIVIESTGLFTKREKAAAHVAAGAKKVIISAPGEGVDGTFVFGVNEDKIKPTDTIISNASCTTNCLAPLAKVLHEKIGIVHGLMTTIHAYTNDQVLTDVFHKDLRRARSATMSQIPTKTGAAAAVGLVLPELNGRLDGFSMRIPTINVSCVDLSFVAQRETSKQEIDAAINEAANGKLMGVMAVNTKPLVSVDFNHNPASCTYDATQTRVMGGTLVKVLGWYDNEWGFSNRMLDMTEAFAKVG; encoded by the coding sequence ATGGCGATCAAGGTCGCGATCAACGGCTACGGCCGCATCGGCCGCAACATCCTGCGCGCCCTGTACGAGCACAACCGCACCGGCGCGATCCGCATCGTCGCGATCAACGACCTGGGCGACGCCGAAACCAACGCGCACCTGACCCAGTACGACACTGCGCACGGCAAGTTCCCCGGCACTGTCGGCGTCGAAGGCGGCGACCTCATCGTCAACGGCGACCACATCAAGGTGTGCGCGGAACGCGACCCGTCGAAACTGCCGTGGAAGGATCTCGGCATCGACATCGTGATCGAATCGACCGGCCTGTTCACCAAGCGCGAGAAAGCGGCGGCGCACGTCGCCGCCGGCGCGAAGAAGGTGATCATCTCGGCGCCCGGCGAAGGCGTCGACGGCACCTTCGTGTTCGGCGTCAACGAAGACAAGATCAAGCCGACCGACACCATCATCTCCAACGCGTCCTGCACCACCAACTGCCTCGCGCCGCTGGCCAAGGTGCTGCACGAGAAGATCGGCATCGTGCACGGGCTGATGACCACGATCCATGCCTACACCAACGACCAGGTGCTGACCGACGTGTTCCACAAGGACCTGCGCCGCGCGCGTTCGGCCACCATGAGCCAGATCCCGACCAAGACCGGCGCCGCGGCCGCGGTGGGCCTGGTGCTGCCGGAATTGAATGGACGTCTGGACGGCTTTTCGATGCGCATCCCGACCATCAACGTTTCGTGCGTGGACCTGTCGTTCGTCGCGCAGCGCGAAACCAGCAAGCAGGAAATCGACGCCGCGATCAACGAAGCCGCGAACGGCAAGCTGATGGGCGTGATGGCGGTCAACACCAAGCCGCTGGTGTCGGTGGACTTCAACCACAACCCCGCGTCGTGCACCTACGACGCCACCCAGACCCGCGTGATGGGCGGCACCCTGGTCAAGGTGCTGGGCTGGTACGACAACGAGTGGGGTTTCTCCAACCGCATGCTCGACATGACCGAGGCGTTCGCGAAGGTGGGTTGA
- a CDS encoding Endonuclease, with protein sequence MHVNRRCRAMLVMLAASLLCAPSAFAWGPRGHRIVAMLAEAQLTPQARAEVEQLLALQGARHLSDIAVWADDLRDSDPALYQRTKRLHFVNFHSRDCRYDPPRDCRNGECVVAAIENYSAILANRANPSAQRAQALAFVVHFVGDVHQPLHADYRHDAGGNDYQVRWRGRGTNLHRVWDSLMLDSTGLSAAQFTRKLETERAPVMAGGTPVEWAEESCRIDRDDGVYPPPRFIDRAYVERELPIAEQRLRQAGARLAALLNRDLGDR encoded by the coding sequence ATGCACGTGAACCGTCGTTGCAGGGCAATGCTGGTGATGCTCGCCGCGTCGCTGCTGTGCGCGCCGTCCGCGTTCGCGTGGGGACCGCGCGGCCACCGGATCGTGGCGATGCTGGCCGAGGCGCAGTTGACGCCGCAGGCGCGTGCCGAAGTGGAGCAATTGCTGGCCTTGCAGGGCGCGCGGCACTTGTCCGACATCGCGGTGTGGGCCGACGACCTGCGCGACAGCGATCCCGCGCTGTATCAACGCACCAAGCGCCTGCACTTCGTCAATTTCCATTCGCGCGACTGCCGCTACGATCCGCCGCGCGACTGCCGCAATGGCGAATGCGTGGTCGCGGCGATCGAAAACTATTCCGCGATCCTGGCGAATCGCGCGAATCCGTCCGCGCAACGTGCGCAGGCGCTGGCCTTCGTGGTGCACTTCGTGGGCGACGTCCACCAGCCGTTGCACGCGGATTACCGCCACGATGCCGGCGGCAACGACTATCAGGTGCGCTGGCGCGGCCGCGGCACCAACCTGCACCGGGTATGGGACTCACTGATGCTGGATTCGACCGGCCTGTCGGCGGCGCAGTTCACGCGCAAGCTCGAAACCGAACGCGCACCGGTCATGGCCGGCGGCACGCCGGTTGAATGGGCCGAGGAAAGTTGCCGGATCGATCGCGACGACGGCGTGTATCCGCCCCCGCGCTTCATCGACCGTGCCTACGTCGAGCGCGAATTGCCGATTGCGGAACAACGCCTGCGACAAGCGGGTGCGCGGCTGGCGGCATTGCTCAATCGCGATCTGGGAGATCGGTAG
- a CDS encoding Phosphoribosylaminoimidazole-succinocarboxamide synthase, protein MPTTLLESDLPALELLHRGKVRDVYALPDDRLLIVASDRLSAFDVVLPDPIPGKGEMLCQISNFWFDKTAHLVPNHLTGTPVADVLPAGVDPKLYEKRAVVVKRLKAVPVEAIARGYLIGSGWKDYQQTGALCGIALPAGLRQAQQLPTPIFTPSTKAPKGSHDENIGFDEVVKLVGADLAAQVRDATLAIYKFAADYARERGIIIADTKFEFGTDADGKLYVMDEMLTPDSSRFWPADQYRVGISPPSYDKQFVRDYLETLDWDKRAPGPALPREVIDGTAAKYAEALKKLAGISVT, encoded by the coding sequence GTGCCGACCACCCTGCTCGAATCCGACCTGCCGGCCCTGGAACTCCTGCATCGCGGCAAGGTGCGCGACGTTTACGCGCTGCCGGACGATCGCCTGTTGATCGTCGCGAGCGATCGCCTGTCGGCCTTCGACGTGGTGCTGCCCGACCCGATTCCCGGCAAGGGCGAAATGCTGTGCCAGATTTCGAACTTCTGGTTCGACAAGACCGCACACCTGGTGCCGAATCACCTGACCGGCACGCCAGTCGCGGACGTGCTGCCCGCGGGCGTCGATCCGAAACTCTACGAAAAGCGCGCGGTGGTGGTGAAGCGTTTGAAAGCCGTGCCGGTCGAAGCGATCGCGCGCGGTTACCTGATCGGATCGGGCTGGAAGGATTATCAGCAAACCGGCGCGCTGTGCGGCATCGCGCTGCCCGCAGGCCTGCGGCAGGCGCAGCAACTGCCCACGCCGATCTTCACGCCTTCCACCAAGGCGCCCAAGGGCAGCCACGACGAGAACATCGGCTTCGACGAAGTGGTGAAGCTGGTCGGCGCCGACCTTGCGGCGCAGGTGCGGGATGCCACGCTCGCGATCTACAAATTTGCCGCCGACTATGCGCGCGAGCGCGGCATCATCATCGCCGACACCAAGTTCGAATTCGGCACTGACGCGGATGGCAAGCTGTACGTGATGGATGAAATGCTGACGCCCGATTCCTCGCGCTTCTGGCCGGCCGACCAGTACCGGGTCGGCATCAGTCCGCCGTCCTACGACAAACAGTTCGTGCGCGATTACCTGGAAACGCTGGACTGGGACAAGCGCGCGCCGGGACCTGCGCTGCCGCGCGAGGTCATCGACGGCACCGCGGCGAAATACGCCGAGGCGTTGAAGAAGCTGGCAGGCATCAGCGTTACCTGA
- a CDS encoding Cytochrome c4 → MRRTCSIILLFAAAPLAMAQAEAPPRPAQLGLCAACHGEDGHARIPGAPNLAGQPYQYLLQALHEYHNGERSVPVMRAAAGPLSEKDMQALARWFSAQSPCKPGQAGSP, encoded by the coding sequence ATGCGCAGAACGTGTTCGATCATCCTGTTGTTTGCGGCCGCACCGCTCGCGATGGCGCAGGCCGAAGCACCGCCGCGGCCCGCGCAGCTTGGCCTGTGCGCGGCCTGCCACGGCGAGGACGGCCACGCGCGCATTCCCGGCGCGCCCAACCTCGCGGGTCAGCCGTATCAATACCTCCTGCAGGCGTTGCACGAATACCACAATGGCGAACGCAGCGTGCCGGTGATGCGCGCGGCCGCCGGCCCGCTCAGCGAGAAGGACATGCAGGCGCTGGCGCGGTGGTTCTCCGCGCAGTCACCGTGCAAGCCCGGCCAGGCGGGGAGTCCATGA
- a CDS encoding DnaJ-like protein DjlA, whose protein sequence is MRIWGKLVGFVIGLLVTRGDWGGALIGLVIGHLVFDSGWLGGLTHTGGKDGYVEPLFAIMGTLAKSDGRVSEAEVAIAERLMTRLELDALWRRRAIDAFNKGKAPGFDLSRSLVDLRSWCLPRRSSVMPFLDMLCDVAMADGPLTDEKLRVLKRVAFSLRISEIQLVALLAMKGFIWNTGPRPGEWAQSGAYSQQGYRPAPRGHGPDPYTVLGVPRDADERTIKRAYRKLISEFHPDRLGNMPEDLRRRAEARASEINAAWERIQAERGFR, encoded by the coding sequence ATGAGGATCTGGGGGAAGCTGGTCGGTTTCGTGATCGGCTTGTTGGTGACGCGCGGCGACTGGGGTGGCGCGCTGATCGGGCTGGTGATCGGGCATCTGGTGTTCGACAGCGGCTGGCTCGGCGGGCTGACGCACACCGGCGGCAAGGACGGCTACGTCGAGCCGTTGTTCGCGATCATGGGCACGCTGGCCAAGAGCGATGGACGGGTGTCCGAGGCCGAGGTCGCGATCGCCGAGCGCTTGATGACGCGGCTGGAACTGGATGCGCTGTGGCGGCGCCGCGCGATCGACGCCTTCAACAAGGGCAAGGCGCCCGGTTTCGATCTATCACGCTCGCTGGTGGATTTGCGCTCGTGGTGCCTGCCACGGCGCAGCTCGGTGATGCCATTCCTCGACATGCTGTGCGACGTGGCGATGGCCGACGGGCCGTTGACCGACGAAAAGCTGCGCGTGCTGAAGCGCGTGGCGTTTTCGCTGCGCATCAGCGAAATCCAGCTGGTGGCGCTGCTGGCGATGAAGGGCTTCATCTGGAACACCGGCCCGCGTCCCGGCGAGTGGGCGCAATCCGGCGCGTACTCGCAGCAGGGCTATCGTCCCGCGCCGCGCGGCCACGGGCCCGATCCGTACACCGTGCTGGGCGTGCCGCGCGATGCCGACGAGCGCACCATCAAGCGCGCCTACCGCAAGCTGATCAGCGAATTCCATCCGGACCGGCTCGGCAACATGCCGGAAGATTTGCGCCGGCGCGCCGAGGCGCGCGCCAGCGAAATCAACGCGGCGTGGGAGCGCATCCAGGCAGAGCGGGGATTCCGGTGA
- a CDS encoding Ribulose-phosphate 3-epimerase, with translation MRQPCVIAPSILSANFAKLGAEVDAVIDAGADWIHFDVMDNHYVPNLTIGPMVLKALRDYGITVPMDVHLMVEPVDRIVSDFAKAGATSISFHPEATRHVDRTLSLIREHGCKAGLVFNPATPLDWLDYVLDKVDIVLVMSVNPGFGGQSFIPSALEKLKRAREIIDRSGRPIHLEVDGGVKVDNIGEIARAGADAFVAGSAIFGSADYKATIAAMRKAAG, from the coding sequence ATGAGACAACCTTGCGTGATCGCCCCGTCCATCCTTTCGGCCAATTTCGCCAAGCTGGGCGCGGAAGTCGACGCCGTGATCGACGCCGGCGCGGACTGGATCCACTTCGACGTGATGGACAACCACTACGTGCCCAACCTCACGATCGGGCCAATGGTGCTGAAGGCGCTGCGCGACTACGGCATCACCGTGCCGATGGACGTGCACCTGATGGTGGAGCCGGTGGACCGGATCGTGTCCGACTTTGCGAAGGCCGGCGCCACCTCGATCAGTTTCCATCCCGAAGCCACGCGCCACGTGGACCGCACCCTGTCGCTGATCCGTGAACACGGCTGCAAGGCCGGGCTGGTGTTCAATCCCGCGACGCCGCTGGATTGGCTGGACTACGTACTGGACAAGGTCGACATTGTGCTGGTGATGTCGGTGAACCCCGGGTTCGGCGGGCAGTCGTTCATTCCATCGGCGCTGGAAAAGCTGAAGCGCGCGCGCGAAATCATCGACCGCAGCGGACGGCCGATCCATCTCGAAGTCGATGGCGGCGTGAAAGTGGACAATATCGGTGAGATCGCGCGCGCGGGCGCGGACGCGTTCGTCGCCGGCTCCGCAATTTTCGGCAGCGCCGACTACAAGGCCACCATCGCGGCGATGCGCAAAGCGGCCGGCTGA